In Ornithodoros turicata isolate Travis chromosome 1, ASM3712646v1, whole genome shotgun sequence, the DNA window GCCTGGGAGAGGAACTAGATGCGTCCTGTTCCTTCTGACTTCTCCCTGCTCTGTGGAGACTGAATAGGACCTCGGTTGCGGAGTCTGTCCCTGGACAACGCCTTTCCGTTGCAGATCTATTACCCAAACATCTGTGCCGACTCCAAGTGGAGGTAGCTCCCGCACCCCGTGTCTCCTATTGTAGTGCCTCTCTTCGTCCCTCTTGTTTTTAGTTTCGAAGGCTGCCACTTTCTTGTAGTCAGGGGTGTACGGTACAAGCTGTAACTGCGCGACAGGTACGTTCGTGCGCAACCGTCGTCCCATTAGAAGTTCCGCTGGGCTATAGCCATTTTTCAAGGGTGAAGCCCGATATGGTAGCAGCGACTTGTACGGATCTTTTGTCTTCTTCATAGACATTTTAACGATCTTCACTGCCGCCTCGGCAAGTCCATTGCTTTGCGGATAGCCTGGGCTGGATGTAACATGTCGAAAGCCATACTCCGTTGAAAATCGGGCGAAAGGGGAGCTGCTGCTCTGCGAAAACTGCGGACCGTTGTCGCTTATCACAACTTCGGGGATTCCATGTCGTGCAAATATGAATTTGCAGTGATTCACGATGGCTTCGCTGGACAATGAATGTAGCCGGACTAGCTCTGGGTACCGCGAGTAATAGTCAACTACAATGAGCCACCACGATCCCTGGCAATGGAACAAGTCCATAGCTATTTTCTGCCAGGGCCTGTCTGGGAAGTCTGTTGTAATGAGGGGTAGCTTCCGGTTTGTCTTTAGTTGCAAGCATTCGTGACAGTTCTTCACCGTTTGTGCGATGTCGTCGTTGATACTTGGCCACCAAACAGCATGTTTAGCTCGTGTGGTGCATTTTTCCAAGCCGAAGTGGCCCTCGTGTAAAAGCTGGAGAATCTGTTGTTGACAGGTCTTGGGAATGACAATCTGCGTTCCATGCATTAGCAGACTATCGGCTACTGCCAGCTGGTGCCGTGCTAGCCAAAAGAGTTTAAGGTCTTGCCCGAGATCTCGTCGAGTAGGCCACCCGTGTCTGGTGAACCTGATGATATGCTGACACGTCTCGTCCTTCTCCTGTTCTTGCTGTATGTCAAGTAGACTTCTCGCTGTCCCTGGAAGGTGCGTCTCCACATAGTGGACGAAACACTCGATCTCCTCTGTAAGGTCTGTGCCGTCCGTTTTCCGGAGAGGTGTACGGGACAGGGCGTCTGCCGCTAGAAGGTCTTTTCCTGGCACGTACGTTATTTCGTAGGTATATCGCATGAGACGCATCCGCATGCGCTGTAACCTCGGCGTCAAGTCATGAAGCTGTTTTGTCGAGAACAGGCTCACcaggggcttgtggtcggtcTCGAGAAGAAACTTTTTCCCGATCAGGTAGTCTCGGAATTTCTCACTCGCCCAAAGCAGTGCCAAACCCTCCTTTTCTATTTGAGCATAACGACGCTCGACATCAGTGAGAATTCTGGGGGCGTAGGCGATGACTTGGTATTTCCCGTCTTGTTTTTGTCGCAGGACAGCTCCGAGGCCGAAGGAAGATGCGTCCGCGGTGACGACCGTCTCTGTGGCTGGGTCGTAGATGCCGAGGACAGGGCTTGTAAAGAGGATTTGTTTCCATTTCTGAAACGCCTCTTGTTGTGGTGCGCCCCACACAAATTCCTGCTTGGAGCTTAACATGCACGATAGTGGCTGTAGTTCTGCTACCTTGGGTACAAAGCGTGTAAGGTACGTTGCCATCCCAAGTAGCCGCCTGAGGCCCGTCTTGTCCGTAGGGGGAGTCATTTTGAGAATGGCGTTCACCTTTTCTTCGTCAGGCCGAATGCCTGAGCCGTCGACGATGTGACCTAgaaaggtcacttgtgaaacacTGAATATGCATTTGTCTTTGTTGAGCGACATCCCTGCTTCTTGGATGCGTGTCATTACAGCTTCCAAGTGATGGTCATGTTCGATTTGATTTGCTCCACAAATGAGTATGTCATCCATGTGACACAAAACTCCGTGGAGGTCCTTCAGCAGCGTTGCCACTCGTTTTTGAAAGTGTTCTGGCGCGGACGATATCCCGAATGGAAGTCTGTTGAAGGAATATCGCCCAAACGGAGTTATGAACGTCGTCAAGTGTTTGCTTTGTTCGCTCAGCGGTATCTGCCAAAAACCCGAGTTTGCGTCGAGTTTACTGAAGACCTTTGCATTTTTTAGCATTGCGAGTGAATGTTCGACAGAAGGGATAGGATGAAATTTACGCAGTACGTAGCGGTTGAGCTGAGTGAAATCAATGCAAAGTCTAATTCCTCCTGACTTCTTTGGGACGGTTACCATTGGCGCACACCAGGCTGTCGGTTCCATGACTGGCGTTATGACTCCTAGCTTCTCCATACGTTGAAGTTCCTCTTTGGTTTTTTGGTATAGGGGCAATGGTACTCTCCGTGGAGATGAAAGGGCAAAGGGCCTAGCATCAGGAGCTAGCTTTATGTCGTAATCTCCTTGTAGAACTCCCAGTCCCTGAAAGACCGTAGCATATTCCTCGAATGGGGATGCCTTCGAGAGCATTTGTATTGTCGGAAGGACTTTGAGGCTGTCTATGGCTGGTTGACCAAGCAAGCATGTAGGAAGTTCCTTCAAGACGTAAATGTCTTGTTGGCTTTCTTGTCCTTGA includes these proteins:
- the LOC135388442 gene encoding uncharacterized protein K02A2.6-like translates to MSLPDGDTQERSTFTASLATFNVTPPEPFTFKTPNDWPTWRKRFLRFRAASGLNDKAELSQVDALIYIMGEQAEDIYATLKLSPEDARKFDKVLEAFDAYFVPRRNIIFERAKFNTRVQQDGESVEEFVTVLHSMADLCNYGALREELIRDRLVAGLRDKKVSEQLQLDSELTLQKAITAARQRETVRLQQAELHKGNDATVHRLTTHKVSPGSDSRTLATRKIHAGTTRPSSKSASQKLCRWCGRDRHARQDCPAKDKICSKCKKKGHFSSVCLSSKQTQSAPDGTTAFLGVVAHGGTSKWQVPVLVQGIPLTFKVDTGADETVIPESVFLKHFTGIRLEPPKRRLRGPDGKMLKVTGMTSLQTVFQGQESQQDIYVLKELPTCLLGQPAIDSLKVLPTIQMLSKASPFEEYATVFQGLGVLQGDYDIKLAPDARPFALSSPRRVPLPLYQKTKEELQRMEKLGVITPVMEPTAWCAPMVTVPKKSGGIRLCIDFTQLNRYVLRKFHPIPSVEHSLAMLKNAKVFSKLDANSGFWQIPLSEQSKHLTTFITPFGRYSFNRLPFGISSAPEHFQKRVATLLKDLHGVLCHMDDILICGANQIEHDHHLEAVMTRIQEAGMSLNKDKCIFSVSQVTFLGHIVDGSGIRPDEEKVNAILKMTPPTDKTGLRRLLGMATYLTRFVPKVAELQPLSCMLSSKQEFVWGAPQQEAFQKWKQILFTSPVLGIYDPATETVVTADASSFGLGAVLRQKQDGKYQVIAYAPRILTDVERRYAQIEKEGLALLWASEKFRDYLIGKKFLLETDHKPLVSLFSTKQLHDLTPRLQRMRMRLMRYTYEITYVPGKDLLAADALSRTPLRKTDGTDLTEEIECFVHYVETHLPGTARSLLDIQQEQEKDETCQHIIRFTRHGWPTRRDLGQDLKLFWLARHQLAVADSLLMHGTQIVIPKTCQQQILQLLHEGHFGLEKCTTRAKHAVWWPSINDDIAQTVKNCHECLQLKTNRKLPLITTDFPDRPWQKIAMDLFHCQGSWWLIVVDYYSRYPELVRLHSLSSEAIVNHCKFIFARHGIPEVVISDNGPQFSQSSSSPFARFSTEYGFRHVTSSPGYPQSNGLAEAAVKIVKMSMKKTKDPYKSLLPYRASPLKNGYSPAELLMGRRLRTNVPVAQLQLVPYTPDYKKVAAFETKNKRDEERHYNRRHGVRELPPLGVGTDVWVIDLQRKGVVQGQTPQPRSYSVSTEQGEVRRNRTHLVPLPGQPEPSTSTVSAPQSSHLETDTSTDVPTDQQCTDTTHWHTKRGRCVIPPKKYQA